In the Lemur catta isolate mLemCat1 chromosome 22, mLemCat1.pri, whole genome shotgun sequence genome, TCCCTGGTGATTCCTGTCCCACCCCACGCCCTCCACGCGGGCGTGGGCTCTCAGGTTGCAGGTCAAGGACACCAGAGGGACACAGGAGGTGGCAGAACCAGCTAGGGATTTCAGTGCGGCATCAGTTTAAATGCAACAGTTACGAAATGCCGAAGACCTTGCTGTCCCCACGCTGCCACCCCACCCACCTGCAGGATgtggagaggagggggcaggtgAAGGTGTGTGTGACCCAGGGTGGgttgggggaagggcagggggctTTGTGGACCTGGGCTCGCAGCCCAGGCAGGGGAGTCTGGACTCCACACTGCTCCTGGATTAGATAATGGTTAATTTTCTTATCTACTCAACAAGGCCACCCGGTAACAACCTCCTGGCCTTTTATCCTTGCTGGGCTGATGAGAAGAGCTCTGTGATGGGGCAGTGGCCGGCTCACCTAATCATACTGGagcttcctccccatccccaccccccataCAACTGAGAGTCTACAGGGTTTGTGGGTGAACAGGGCAGTCTGCAAAATGCCCAGAGCCCATGAAcaaagagggggaggaggaggccacCCAGGATGAAGGAGGAAGGCCGGGCTCATTTGCTGGGCCTCTCCTGAAATAGTCCCCCCACCTCCGGGGCAATGGTGAGAGCGGGCAGCCTGCGGGAGGCGTAGGGTTCAGCGTGTGCCGCCCTCCCCCTCTGGCTCGTGGGCTCCCAGTTAGGCTAAGCTGAGCACACTTGGCCCCTGTGGCATGGAACCTGCCCCTGCAATAAATGTCCCAAGAGCTGCCAGCTAGACGTTCCCTCTCACCAGTTATTCTAGGCTCCTTAGGGCCATGATAGGTTCTCAGGGGAGGGCTGGCCTGAGCTCACACCCAGGGACAAGAGGTCCCCCGCAAGGCTGACCTCTCACCCAGCCCCCACGCACCGAAGAGTCAGCGTCCTCAGACCGCAGGTGGTCGGCAATGTAGTGCACGCCTTCAAGTGCCTTCTGCATGCGAGGTGACAGCAGGATCTCGCTCTCCTGCAAGGGAGCCTCAGCCTTGGGACCCGAGGCCCCCGGGTGCAGGCCACCGTGGCTGTGGAGGGCCCCCGTGGGGGACGCAGAGTAACCGGCCTGTGCCCATCTGTCCTCCTCCACCGCCAGCGCCTCCCTGTCCCCGGTGTCCACGTTGGTCTCCAGCCAGCGGTAAGAGGGGCCGAGCCTCAGGCCCGGGGGGTCTCGGAGCTCCAAGGGCGGCGGGGGCCGATTCATCAGGAGCCAGCGGGGCACGCAGCCCAGCAGGGCCCCCCGCACCCAGCGGGGCATGGAGTGGGTGCTGGGCGAGCGGTGGTGCACGTTGAGCACGAAGACGGTGATGACGATGGACAGGGTGACGAAGATCATGGTGAAGAGCAGGTACTCGCCGATGAGCGGGATGACCAGCGAGGTGGACGGGATGATCTCGGTGATGAGCAGCAGGAAGACGGTGAGCGACAGCAGCACGGAGATGCACAGCGTGACCTTCTCGCCGCAGTCGGACGGCAGGTAGAAGACCAGCACGGTGAGGCAGGAGATGAGCAGGCAGGGGATGATGAGGTTCACCGTGTAGAACAGCGGCAGCCGCCGGATGACGAAGGTGTAGGTGACGTCGGGGTAGATCTCGGCGCAGCAGTCGTACTTCTTGGAGTTGTAGGTGCCCGTGGCGTTGACGATGGCCCACTCCCCGCTCTCCCAGTAGTCCCTCAGGTCCACCGACTGCTCCATCTGCTCCAGGTCGATGTTGGCCTTGTCGTAGGTCCAGGAGCCGAACTTCATCTTGCAGTTCTGCTGGTCGAAGGGGAAGAAGGTGACGTCGATGCTGCAGGAGCTCTTGTAGATGGCCGGGGGCACCCAGTGCACGGTCCCCGTGGAGAAGAGGTGGGCCTTGGTCCTGTGGGTCACCGCAAACTCCCCATCTgcactggggagaggagaggaccTGGGTGCCCGGCACAGCCCCTGCCCAAGCCGGGCTGCGCGTGGCCGGCAGCAGGGGAACCCCACGGACAAAGGCAGACCTGGCCGGGCTGTCGGGGTTCACGCACGCGTGTGAGTCTCTCCCAGCACACGCACGTTTATAGCCACCCGAGCCGTCTTTCCAACGACCATCCTCTTAATTACGAAAGTAGGAATATTGAAGACTAAAATGCTCAGAATGTTTAAAGGAACCACTATTAACATTTGTTGTACATAGCATGTGAAACTATTATACGTATGATCTATATGGTGgtcacatacatacatatttgtgaCCGTGGGGTATATGGAGTTTGATTGCCTGTTtctattcatttcatattttagagTGATTATTGGAGATTATGTGGTTTTTCCCGTAGCAGATGGCAAGTCGGCCCCTCAGGTGGGAGTTCTTTCCTTAACACCTGGGATCTTTCACTCCCTGCTCGGAAGAGACCTAAGGTCTTTCCGGTGAAGATACTTCCCGAATCCACCCATGTGACATGAATTTTGGAGCCAGCCTCGCCCACCAGGGCCTCTACCAGAGCCCCACAAGAAGAGGAATAGGAGACAAGATGCCTGCCCTTAAAGGGCCAGGAGGAGATGGGACACAGCAGGAACCAATATGGCATCAGGAGGCAGCATGGCAGCAGCACAGTGAGGGTGCGCGGAGGCCGCCCCAGACCTGGCTGGGTGAGCCGGGCCAAGGCGAAGGCTGCCCTTTGCACAGGGCCCTGACCCACGGTAGGATCTGGCGGACAAACAGGTGGAGAATGTACCAGCAGAGGGTCCCAAGGGAGCAAGGAACAGGTAGGAAGGGCAAAACTCACAGGGTGCGCCGGGGAAGGGAGCACAGAATATGGGGAGCAGTGGAGGATGAGGCTGGGGCACTGGGGGACCAGGCGTCCAAGGACCCACAAGGACTCTGGGGACACTGAAACAGTGGTGACCTGTCAGTCAATCCTAAACCCCGGGGAATCCAAAGAGTACATGGGAAGAGAGACTTTTTTCCCATGGAGTAGTTCCAGGGTGGAGATACAGGCAGGCTGGAAACAGCAATTGCGAAAGAGAGTAACAAATACTTCGTTTCAGGTgcaaaagtttaaattaaaaaaaaagtggtgggggtgggggggcacgtTGGTCATCACACGCAGTGACCACTAGATGGCAGCACGCACCCACCTGGAGGAAGGAGCACCTTCCTGCTAACTCCTTTAAATACCCGATCCTACAACTCCAAGCCCTGTCTGCTGTGGGACTTTGCTCCTGCCCTCTGCCGGAGGCACAGGAAGCAGAAACCAGAAGGACCCTGAGTGCCACCTCCGGGGCACAGAGACATCGTGGGGTGGGGGGTCCGTGAGCCCCGCAGCAGCCGCAAACGCTGGACACCTGTGGTGGGAGACCTGCCACCTAACCCCGCTCAGCGAGGTGGCTTAGGCCTGGCGGAGCTGGACAGTGTTAGGAGCCACCTGTCCTATCTGGGGATGCTGCATCCAGATGTGGGTCTTTTCCCCgtttatttcattgtttaaaaatagcatttccaAAGTAGGGTCAAATGAATTGGAGAATGCTGGGCTGGACGGGGGTTTTTTTGCTGCAGAACTTCGAACAACATTTAAAATGCTACTGTGCTCTGCCATTTTCCAAAGCACTGGGGCAGGAGTAACAATATACATCACCCAGAATTATTTGACCACAGAACCCTTTTTCGTGCCTACTCATATCCCAAGGAAGTGGTGCTCCTTAGCgcctttagaaaacatttttagacaCACATGACACCAAACACCTTTTAATTTGAACTGCTTGACTTCTAAAGGAAGGATTATCTGATATTAAACACACAAAGGAAATTCTAGATGTCTGTTAATTCTATctaggccaggcttggtggttcACGCTTgcaatcccagcaatttgggaggccaaggtgggaggatcgcttgaccctaggagtttgaggccagcctgggcaacacagccagaccccatctttaaaattaaaaaaaaaattagccaggagtggtgacatgcccctgtagtcccagctactcgggaggctgaggcaggagaatcgcttgagcccaggagttggaggctgcagtgagctatgatgacaccactgtattctagcctgggcaacagagcaagatcctgtctcataaatttaaaaaatgttatttattttttaattaaattaaattaaatttttgtccACTGGGGCTTTCTTTAGATGCCCCTGCCTTCTATTAGCTTCTAGTCATTATGGTCAAAGATTGGTCCTTTTGTTCTTGAAGACAActatagaataatatttttttaaaaaagtgaatttgtCCCCTTCCAGGGTGTTATCCCAGGGCTCGGCTTACCTGTTCCAACGAGCCATCCTTCAACACTCCAGCCCTgaggtattgttttctgagccggCAGCACATTTTCACAGCATGCTCAGGATTGGCAAACCTATGTCCCACTCACGCGGTGCCAGGCACCGGTACCTAGTGGGCACTCAGCATGTCTTGGGGTGTGAGCGAGGGAACAAAATCAAAGGACCAGGGGGAGGTGGGCGCAGACACACTCAGCAAAGCAGCGGACAGGGAGACACCCCAGGTCCACGTGCCCGCCCCTCCCGGGGGCCTCTGGGGGTTGTCCCGGCACCGCAGCGGCTTCCTACTTGTTGTAGAGGACAATGTCGGGCGTCCAGATCATCTCTGATGGGACCCGGAGGGATGTGATGTTGCCGAAATCGGCCGGGTTCCAACGCAGCTTGTAGTCGTTCCACTCCTGCATTTTGGGGGGAGTCAGTCACCGGTGCCGCCGGGGAGGGCCCTGGGCAAGCCTTGGGCAGCAGGGCGCCCCGAATCTGGGCCGCGCCGCTGGTTCAGAGCACCCAGGGCTCCCCACCTGGCCCCGCGGGACAGAAGGGGCTGCCACACCAGGAAAGGGCTCGGACCTAGTAAGGGACCGTCTCACTTTGTCCTGACTTTAGTACCCAGGGTCCCGGGGACACCGTGTGGGTCAGACACTTGAGTCCTGCGTCTATGCCTCATCCTGCCTTTCCCTGGCTGGACGACCCGGTGGCCACTGCACTCATCTGTAGTGAAGTCACCATTTTTAGCGCGTCACAGCTTGCGGGTTTTCACACCCTCCAGCTAGGAAGAACCTCCCTGACTTCTCAGACCCTGCAGTGGGCTGGCTTTGGGAACGTCCCAAGGGGCAACCGCGTGGTCAACTGTGAATTCAGGTCTCGCTGTTCCTTGGCCCCTGGTTGGTGACCGCGCTGCGTGGACTCCCGCCCCTCTCCCTCCAGGGCCAGGGGAGGGCCCTCACCTGCTTTAGCCAGACGTTGGTGGTCATCATCTGGTTCTTCTCATCCTGGCGGGAGCAGAGAGAGTAAGAACAGTTAGAGGGAGGGACCCGGCCCCAGAAaacagggaggaggggcaggggctgttTCAGGCCCCCGCTCACGGGAAGACCCTCTAACATGGCATCCCAAGCACAGCCCGCCCGCCACCCCTCCCCGCACTGCCACCCTTACTCAGAgtccccagggtcacacaggcaCTGTTGCCAGTCAGTGCCCTGCTGGGAGGggctccagggctgggggtggggatggagctGGCCCTGCCCCCAAAGTCTAGgggagggcggggctggggcccagggagcagcctCGAGAAATAGTGGGGGGCGGAGGGGCGTGTGTCTCGGGGCTGACTCCCAGGCGAGGGCTGGGAGGACAGGCGCACCACATCGATGAGCTGGGCGATGGACAACCCGAAGCGCACGATCACCACGTCCAAGGTGTTGGGCACCGGGCGCGCCCAGCGGTTGTAGCCCCCAAAGAGGTGCTTGAAGAGGTGGTCCTCGGCCTGGGTGTGGGAGCCTCGCTGCGCCAGCACCAGGGGACCCGGAGAGGAAGGAGTGTCTCCGGGTGCCGGGGGATGTGGGCGCTGGGTTTTCTCTCCACCTGCCGTGAAATCAGAGCCACTCAGCCTCACGGGGCCTCAGTTtgctcgtctgtaaaatggggatgcgGATCCAGAACCTATCGCAGAACACTGTTGAGGATTAAATAGAATAATGTCTATCAGGGCTTAACACAGTTCGGAGCGCAGCGCACAGAGATCAAGAAAGAGTGGGAACAGGTGCTGCGGAGGGGTGAGACACACGGAAGAGGGGACACTCAGACATAGAGACAAGGTTCAGACCTGAGGATGGCCGCGATGTGGGGGAGACGCCTGGTCTGAGTGTGGGGAGCTGCAGGGAGAAGGGTCCCTTGGCATGGCAGTGAGCCCGGCAGGGGTGAGCGGCCTCTGTTTCCTGCCACTTGTCAGATGGGCCATTACCGCTAACGGGGAAACCCTCTGCCACTTCGGGCATCTCCTCGATTTTTCTTAAGGCACTGGCATTTGCCACGTCTGATCAGGCTGGCAAAGCATTGGGAAATGGGTATCTCTCTCGTTGGCTTTCACTGTGATCTGCAAAGAGCTTCACCACTTCAGGGCTCTGCTGCCTGAGCAAGTCGGGAACTATGGCTgcaaaatccagaaaaatgtgTCAGCACCATCTGGGACAGAAAGCACAGCAGTGACAATAGCCGCCTTGCATGTGCCCCGAGGGCCTGCTGTGTCCCTGATGACAGTCAAACTTTCGTTCAGTCCTCACAATAGCCCTGGGAGGTCCACAATACTATTTGTGTTTTGCAGCTGAGGATCATTGACACTTGGGGACGTTCAAGGTGACACAGCTGCTAATGTCAGAGCTGTgacctctcctccccacccccacccaccttcTCCCAGTGGAACAAGCCACCCTGCTGACGGCCGCTAATGTCCCCTGCAGCTTTGACGGTTGGTTGCAATGAGTCCACCTGCAGGAGAGTCCTCCAAACAGCTTGCGAGCTTACAGGTGTGACATGAGGTCTCGCTGGTGACACCCACTCACCTGTCGGAGTCAGCAGGAGCCAGCACAGGCCGAGCCTCCTCAAGGACAGGAGCGCAGGACGGGAGGGGCCCATGGCTTCAGAGGACAGGTGCGGCTGCCCCTGGACATCAGAAGGTGGCAGTGCCGTGGTTGTGCTCGAACCACCTGCTGTGTTGAGAggagcccaggggaggaggaagctcCGAGAGAGTCCGTGGAAGGAGACCACGGCTGGCCACTGAAGTTAGGGAGCAACACTGTGTCAGACATTTGCACCTATAATCCAGCTGTTCACTCTCGCCTTTGCTCATGATCTTTCCACCACCTCATGCTTTATCGGGGCCAAGAACATGCCAGGCGCTAGGGACAGAGACCTGAGTGGACGAGGTCCTAAGCGGACACAGTAGAGAAGcatcagaaggaaagaaaattctagcatctcatccacccatccacccctGATGTGAGGCACGACCTTATTTATTTAGCCTCATTGGTTTCAAAGCCATCCACAGAGACCCCCAAGTCCCCTGAGCATCCTTTCCAGGCTTTTTACAACTCCCCATGTCGGGAAGTTCTTCCCTGAGTCTGATTCTAAGTAAGCATCTGTTAAGTCGAGTTGAGTTGAGAGATCCTGGTGTTGCCTCCAGAGGCTAAACTTTGTTAACACCCAAGGGAACCTGCAGAGCAGGTGAAGTTTTTCCTCTGCTGCCCACATTCATTCAAACTCCTGCCCTCCAGGGAGCCCCATGTGtg is a window encoding:
- the CHRNA2 gene encoding neuronal acetylcholine receptor subunit alpha-2 isoform X2; amino-acid sequence: MCCRLRKQYLRAGVLKDGSLEQNCKMKFGSWTYDKANIDLEQMEQSVDLRDYWESGEWAIVNATGTYNSKKYDCCAEIYPDVTYTFVIRRLPLFYTVNLIIPCLLISCLTVLVFYLPSDCGEKVTLCISVLLSLTVFLLLITEIIPSTSLVIPLIGEYLLFTMIFVTLSIVITVFVLNVHHRSPSTHSMPRWVRGALLGCVPRWLLMNRPPPPLELRDPPGLRLGPSYRWLETNVDTGDREALAVEEDRWAQAGYSASPTGALHSHGGLHPGASGPKAEAPLQESEILLSPRMQKALEGVHYIADHLRSEDADSSVKEDWKYVAMVIDRIFLWLFIVVCFLGTVGLFLPPFLAGMI
- the CHRNA2 gene encoding neuronal acetylcholine receptor subunit alpha-2 isoform X3; the encoded protein is MKFGSWTYDKANIDLEQMEQSVDLRDYWESGEWAIVNATGTYNSKKYDCCAEIYPDVTYTFVIRRLPLFYTVNLIIPCLLISCLTVLVFYLPSDCGEKVTLCISVLLSLTVFLLLITEIIPSTSLVIPLIGEYLLFTMIFVTLSIVITVFVLNVHHRSPSTHSMPRWVRGALLGCVPRWLLMNRPPPPLELRDPPGLRLGPSYRWLETNVDTGDREALAVEEDRWAQAGYSASPTGALHSHGGLHPGASGPKAEAPLQESEILLSPRMQKALEGVHYIADHLRSEDADSSVKEDWKYVAMVIDRIFLWLFIVVCFLGTVGLFLPPFLAGMI
- the CHRNA2 gene encoding neuronal acetylcholine receptor subunit alpha-2 isoform X1 — translated: MARWNSADGEFAVTHRTKAHLFSTGTVHWVPPAIYKSSCSIDVTFFPFDQQNCKMKFGSWTYDKANIDLEQMEQSVDLRDYWESGEWAIVNATGTYNSKKYDCCAEIYPDVTYTFVIRRLPLFYTVNLIIPCLLISCLTVLVFYLPSDCGEKVTLCISVLLSLTVFLLLITEIIPSTSLVIPLIGEYLLFTMIFVTLSIVITVFVLNVHHRSPSTHSMPRWVRGALLGCVPRWLLMNRPPPPLELRDPPGLRLGPSYRWLETNVDTGDREALAVEEDRWAQAGYSASPTGALHSHGGLHPGASGPKAEAPLQESEILLSPRMQKALEGVHYIADHLRSEDADSSVKEDWKYVAMVIDRIFLWLFIVVCFLGTVGLFLPPFLAGMI
- the CHRNA2 gene encoding neuronal acetylcholine receptor subunit alpha-2 isoform X4, coding for MGPSRPALLSLRRLGLCWLLLTPTGGEKTQRPHPPAPGDTPSSPGPLVLAQRGSHTQAEDHLFKHLFGGYNRWARPVPNTLDVVIVRFGLSIAQLIDVDEKNQMMTTNVWLKQEWNDYKLRWNPADFGNITSLRVPSEMIWTPDIVLYNNADGEFAVTHRTKAHLFSTGTVHWVPPAIYKSSCSIDVTFFPFDQQNCKMKFGSWTYDKANIDLEQMEQSVDLRDYWESGEWAIVNATGTYNSKKYDCCAEIYPDVTYTFVIRRLPLFYTVNLIIPCLLISCLTVLVFYLPSDCGEKVTLCISVLLSLTVFLLLITEIIPSTSLVIPLIGEYLLFTMIFVTLSIVITVFVLNVHHRSPSTHSMPRWVRGALLGCVPRWLLMNRPPPPLELRDPPGLRLGPSYRWLETNVDTGDREALAVEEDRWAQAGYSASPTGALHSHGGLHPGASGPKAEAPLQESEILLSPRMQKALEGVHYIADHLRSEDADSSVKEDWKYVAMVIDRIFLWLFIVVCFLGTVGLFLPPFLAGMI